Proteins encoded by one window of Thermodesulfatator atlanticus DSM 21156:
- the dnaE gene encoding DNA polymerase III subunit alpha translates to MADFVHLHLHTEWSLLDGAIRLKDLFPRAKEFGYEAIAITDHGSLFGLIHFYEAARAHGIKPILGCELYVAPGSRFEKKAKSAHEAGYHLVVLCENETGYRNLLKLVTLANFEGFYWKPRVDKELLRKYSEGLIALSACLHGEVAAAALRGNMDLARKLAKEYAEIFPGRFYLELQENELPEQKQVNEALYELARELRLPVVATNDCHYLRAEDARVHDVLLCIQTNKVVTDENRMRFSTDKLYFTSPEEMKERFSWCPEALENTCLIAERCNVELELGVHHFPRYPLPAGRTYEEVFEEKARAGFETRLKALKEWPGLAASEKEYRERLEHEIEVIKHKGFASYFLVVSDFISWAKKQGIPVGPGRGSAAGSLVAYAMGITDLDPLRYGLLFERFLNVERASLPDIDVDFCMRRREEVIHYVREKYGGQDYVAQIATFGQMKAKAVVRDVGRALGMPYPQVDKIAKLIPEAQDMTLDKALAAEPRLKELVEKDEKVRELIAIAKVLEGLPRHSSTHAAGVVIADSPLTDYCPLMKGEHDEIVTQFDMKAVERVGLIKFDFLGLKTLTIIDHALRLVKEHFGKEIDLARLPLDDEKTYELLRRGDTDGVFQLESSGMKNLLIRMRPSEFNDLIAVLALYRPGPLESGMVDQYVRAKHGEIEVKYLLPQLEPILKETYGVIVYQEQVMKIAQVLAGYSLGEADILRRAMGKKKPEVMAAQKERFIAGALKQGIPKDKAEQIFDLMAKFAGYGFNKSHSAAYALVAYQTAYLKAHFPVCYMTALLSYEMENTDQVVKYISVCKQMGIEILPPDINESHVGFTMKGNQIRFGLAAVKNVGGGAIEEIIRAREEGPFTSFEDFCLRVDLKKVNKRVLESLIKAGAFDSLGHTRASLMEILEDILDWVHMRKKAQEQGQKSIFDFATANNGSTQASSSFDIPKREEWPLNLKLNYEREALGFYFTGHPLEPYREWLSLLTPHTISSILGLSASTKVAVGGAIAEAKVKNTRRGDRMAILKVEDGHEMIEVIVFPDLLRQCEDLIAEKGLVFITGRYEKDDRGDKIIAEKIVPLEKAQEAISGRVVLALEGDKIKPSQLTAIKDILSEIQGRFPVEILLRFNEGEVLVDLNGNYKIDPRPELAKTFKELLGYVPLKVRPVL, encoded by the coding sequence GTGGTGCTTTGTGAAAATGAAACCGGCTATCGCAATCTTTTGAAGCTGGTGACCCTTGCCAATTTTGAGGGTTTTTACTGGAAGCCCCGTGTTGATAAAGAGCTTTTGCGCAAATATAGCGAGGGTCTCATTGCCCTTTCGGCATGCCTGCATGGAGAAGTGGCAGCAGCGGCCTTACGGGGAAACATGGACCTTGCGCGCAAGCTTGCCAAAGAATACGCAGAAATTTTTCCTGGCCGCTTTTATCTTGAGCTTCAGGAAAACGAGCTTCCTGAGCAAAAGCAGGTGAACGAAGCCCTTTATGAGCTTGCCCGGGAACTTCGGCTTCCGGTTGTTGCTACTAACGACTGCCACTACCTGCGCGCAGAAGACGCCCGGGTGCATGACGTTCTTCTCTGTATCCAGACAAACAAAGTCGTAACAGACGAAAACCGCATGCGGTTTTCCACAGACAAGCTTTATTTCACCTCACCTGAAGAAATGAAAGAACGTTTTTCCTGGTGCCCTGAGGCCCTTGAAAACACCTGCCTTATTGCCGAGCGCTGCAACGTTGAACTAGAACTAGGAGTGCATCATTTCCCTCGCTATCCCCTCCCTGCTGGGCGCACCTACGAAGAAGTCTTTGAAGAAAAGGCGCGAGCGGGCTTTGAGACAAGGCTTAAAGCCCTTAAAGAATGGCCGGGGCTTGCTGCTTCTGAAAAGGAATACCGCGAGCGTCTTGAGCACGAAATAGAAGTCATCAAACACAAGGGCTTTGCCAGCTATTTTTTAGTGGTTTCAGACTTTATTTCCTGGGCCAAAAAACAGGGAATTCCGGTAGGCCCAGGGCGCGGGTCAGCAGCGGGGTCTTTAGTGGCTTATGCCATGGGCATAACAGACCTTGATCCCCTGCGCTACGGCCTTCTTTTTGAGCGTTTTCTTAATGTTGAGCGGGCAAGTCTTCCTGATATTGACGTTGATTTTTGTATGCGCCGCCGGGAAGAAGTTATTCACTACGTGCGGGAAAAATACGGCGGCCAGGACTACGTGGCTCAGATTGCCACTTTTGGGCAAATGAAGGCCAAGGCGGTGGTGCGTGACGTGGGAAGGGCCCTTGGTATGCCTTACCCCCAAGTGGACAAGATTGCCAAACTCATCCCCGAGGCCCAGGACATGACCCTTGATAAGGCGCTAGCGGCAGAGCCACGTCTAAAAGAACTCGTAGAAAAAGACGAAAAAGTGCGTGAACTTATTGCCATCGCCAAGGTGCTAGAAGGCCTTCCCAGGCATTCTAGCACCCATGCCGCAGGAGTCGTGATCGCAGACTCCCCGCTTACAGATTACTGCCCGCTGATGAAAGGTGAGCACGATGAAATAGTTACCCAATTTGACATGAAGGCCGTAGAAAGAGTGGGGCTAATCAAATTTGACTTTCTCGGCCTTAAAACCCTTACCATCATTGACCACGCCCTGCGTCTGGTTAAGGAACATTTTGGCAAAGAAATCGACCTTGCACGCCTTCCCCTTGATGATGAAAAAACTTATGAGCTTTTGCGCCGCGGGGACACAGACGGAGTGTTCCAATTGGAATCCTCAGGCATGAAAAACCTTCTCATAAGAATGCGTCCCTCTGAGTTCAACGACCTTATCGCAGTGCTTGCGCTTTATCGACCAGGGCCCCTGGAGTCCGGAATGGTTGACCAATACGTGCGTGCCAAGCACGGCGAGATAGAAGTTAAATACCTTTTGCCTCAGCTTGAACCCATTCTCAAGGAAACATACGGGGTTATCGTCTATCAGGAACAGGTCATGAAAATCGCTCAGGTGCTTGCTGGCTATAGCCTCGGGGAAGCCGATATTTTGCGCCGTGCCATGGGAAAGAAAAAACCCGAGGTCATGGCAGCTCAAAAAGAGCGTTTCATCGCAGGGGCCCTTAAGCAAGGTATCCCAAAAGACAAGGCCGAACAAATCTTTGACCTTATGGCAAAATTTGCCGGCTACGGGTTCAACAAAAGTCACTCTGCAGCTTATGCTCTTGTGGCATATCAAACTGCTTACTTAAAGGCACATTTTCCTGTTTGCTACATGACCGCCCTTCTTTCCTACGAAATGGAAAACACCGACCAGGTGGTGAAGTACATCTCGGTTTGCAAACAGATGGGAATAGAAATTCTCCCCCCTGACATCAACGAAAGTCATGTTGGCTTCACTATGAAGGGCAATCAAATCCGTTTTGGTCTGGCAGCGGTTAAAAACGTAGGAGGGGGTGCCATAGAAGAAATAATAAGGGCCCGGGAAGAAGGCCCCTTTACTTCTTTTGAAGATTTTTGCCTGCGGGTGGATTTAAAAAAAGTCAACAAACGGGTGCTTGAGTCTTTGATAAAGGCAGGTGCTTTTGATTCTTTGGGGCATACCAGGGCGTCCCTTATGGAAATACTCGAAGACATCCTTGATTGGGTTCACATGCGTAAAAAGGCCCAAGAACAGGGGCAAAAATCAATCTTTGATTTTGCCACGGCAAATAATGGGAGCACCCAGGCGTCTTCTTCCTTTGATATTCCCAAGCGGGAAGAATGGCCCCTTAATTTGAAGCTAAATTATGAAAGAGAAGCCCTTGGTTTTTATTTCACCGGGCATCCCCTTGAGCCTTACCGTGAGTGGCTCTCTCTTTTGACACCGCATACTATTTCTTCGATCCTTGGGCTTTCTGCTTCTACCAAAGTGGCTGTGGGGGGGGCGATTGCTGAGGCCAAGGTAAAAAACACCCGCCGGGGAGACAGAATGGCCATTTTAAAAGTGGAAGATGGCCACGAGATGATAGAAGTGATCGTGTTTCCCGATCTTTTGCGCCAGTGTGAAGACTTAATTGCGGAAAAAGGCCTGGTTTTCATCACGGGGCGCTATGAAAAAGACGACCGAGGGGACAAAATTATTGCTGAAAAAATCGTCCCGCTTGAAAAGGCCCAGGAAGCAATCTCTGGACGCGTAGTCCTGGCCCTAGAAGGAGACAAGATAAAGCCCTCACAACTTACCGCTATCAAGGACATCCTTTCAGAAATTCAAGGAAGATTTCCAGTGGAAATTCTGTTAAGATTTAACGAAGGAGAGGTCCTGGTTGATTTGAACGGAAATTACAAGATAGACCCAAGGCCTGAGCTTGCAAAAACCTTTAAAGAGCTGCTGGGTTACGTACCCTTAAAAGTAAGGCCGGTTCTTTAA
- a CDS encoding type I restriction enzyme HsdR N-terminal domain-containing protein, protein MITCKCNEATCHLEEDIFRKERKALFDFLIKEKGYLPEEIKENVPMVIEVGPKRLYTQADIVVELSGKPAVVIRINEGSVVSRERGTIAFARLLFPEGPPPICVQTNGQEVSVLSTKNKKPLGQSLEAIPSREEMLNVLAKESTWSLSPKQIDAEKKILFFYDGVG, encoded by the coding sequence ATGATTACTTGCAAGTGTAACGAGGCAACTTGCCACCTGGAAGAAGACATCTTTCGCAAAGAAAGAAAAGCCCTTTTCGATTTTTTGATAAAAGAAAAGGGCTATCTTCCTGAGGAAATAAAAGAAAATGTTCCTATGGTGATAGAAGTAGGCCCAAAAAGGCTTTACACCCAGGCAGACATCGTTGTTGAGCTTTCTGGGAAGCCTGCCGTGGTTATCAGGATAAACGAAGGAAGTGTGGTTAGCCGCGAGCGGGGCACCATTGCCTTTGCCCGTCTGCTTTTTCCTGAGGGGCCACCTCCCATTTGTGTCCAGACAAATGGCCAGGAAGTTTCTGTCCTTTCCACTAAAAACAAAAAACCCCTTGGTCAAAGCCTTGAAGCTATTCCTTCCCGGGAAGAAATGCTTAATGTATTAGCAAAAGAGAGCACGTGGTCTCTTAGCCCCAAACAAATAGACGCAGAGAAAAAGATACTTTTCTTTTATGACGGGGTTGGTTGA
- a CDS encoding radical SAM protein, which yields MAKNFEAGYLKLLRTGELKERARLLRERLAACDLCPHECGVNRLKGELGFCRVADKPIVSSYGPHFGEERPLVGYGGSGTIFFTYCNMACVYCQNWEISHLGSGDEVSLEELARMMLALQARGCHNINFVTPTHQIAFIVEALVLAAEKGLHVPLVYNCGGYEKIETLKLLDGIIDIYMPDFKYWDEKVALKLSKVPRYPQVAKAAIKEMHRQVGDLELDDEFIARRGLLIRHLVLPGGLAGTKEILRFIAEEISPNTYVNIMDQYYPCGDAWKYPPLDRRLSREEYEEALRFAQEVGLKRLDERAERKLLWLSF from the coding sequence ATGGCTAAAAACTTCGAAGCAGGATACCTCAAACTATTACGCACTGGTGAGCTTAAAGAACGCGCCCGTCTTCTCCGAGAAAGGCTTGCGGCGTGTGATCTTTGCCCGCATGAATGCGGAGTAAACCGCCTAAAAGGCGAGCTTGGTTTTTGCCGCGTGGCTGATAAGCCTATTGTTTCAAGCTATGGCCCGCATTTTGGGGAAGAACGCCCCCTTGTGGGCTATGGTGGCTCAGGTACGATATTTTTCACCTATTGCAATATGGCTTGTGTTTATTGCCAGAACTGGGAGATAAGCCACCTTGGCTCAGGGGATGAAGTTTCCTTAGAAGAACTTGCCCGTATGATGCTTGCGCTTCAAGCCCGCGGCTGCCACAATATCAACTTTGTCACTCCTACCCACCAAATCGCCTTCATCGTAGAGGCCCTGGTGCTTGCTGCAGAAAAAGGGCTCCATGTCCCACTTGTTTATAATTGTGGGGGCTACGAAAAAATAGAAACCCTCAAGCTCCTTGACGGCATAATCGATATTTACATGCCTGATTTTAAATACTGGGACGAAAAAGTCGCCCTAAAGCTTTCCAAGGTGCCTCGTTATCCTCAGGTAGCTAAAGCAGCTATCAAAGAGATGCATCGCCAGGTGGGAGACCTTGAGCTTGACGATGAGTTTATTGCCAGGCGAGGGCTTTTGATTCGGCACCTGGTGCTTCCAGGAGGCCTTGCGGGCACCAAAGAAATCTTACGTTTTATTGCCGAAGAGATTTCCCCAAACACCTACGTAAACATTATGGACCAGTATTATCCCTGCGGCGATGCCTGGAAGTATCCCCCTTTAGACAGGCGCTTGAGCCGCGAAGAATACGAAGAAGCGCTTCGTTTTGCGCAAGAAGTAGGGCTTAAGCGCCTTGATGAGCGGGCCGAGCGCAAACTTCTCTGGTTAAGTTTCTAA
- a CDS encoding RpnC/YadD family protein produces MYYDIASKVILSHCKEPFLSYFCKLPVEKALLVDPRPQETPFLRRSDFVLKAILADGSEMLVLLEFLSSWKDEIPLRTLECRIRHVLQENLPVKTFVILFVPSSKVKDFYQDEEVHFKFNLVKLYEVSAAEVLEKGPECLLPFLPLFKDGENFIDEAEQKIYQADIPRQSKADLLTGMAILGGLVSQEIPLKLIQRRRDLMIQSAAYEIIKREGYEEGLKEGIQKGIEQGMQQGIRQGLLEAIELGLKLKFGPEGIKLYPAIVKIESIDSLRAIKQAIEVAENIYEIERLIKEL; encoded by the coding sequence ATGTATTACGACATTGCTTCCAAAGTCATTCTTTCTCATTGTAAAGAACCATTCCTTTCTTATTTTTGTAAACTTCCAGTTGAAAAAGCTTTACTGGTTGACCCAAGACCACAGGAGACCCCTTTTCTTAGACGTTCTGATTTCGTGCTTAAAGCCATTCTTGCTGACGGCTCAGAGATGCTCGTGCTGCTGGAGTTTCTTTCTTCCTGGAAAGATGAGATCCCTTTAAGAACTCTTGAATGCCGCATACGCCACGTTCTTCAAGAAAATCTCCCTGTAAAAACATTCGTAATTCTCTTTGTTCCGTCTTCTAAAGTTAAAGACTTTTATCAGGACGAAGAGGTACATTTTAAATTTAACCTTGTTAAACTTTATGAAGTATCCGCAGCCGAAGTCCTAGAAAAAGGCCCTGAGTGTTTGTTACCATTTCTGCCGCTTTTTAAGGATGGAGAAAACTTTATCGACGAGGCTGAGCAAAAAATCTATCAAGCGGACATTCCCAGGCAAAGTAAAGCGGATTTACTTACCGGGATGGCCATCTTAGGAGGGCTTGTTTCACAAGAAATCCCTTTAAAGCTAATTCAAAGAAGGAGGGACCTCATGATACAAAGCGCAGCTTATGAAATTATAAAACGAGAAGGATATGAGGAAGGATTAAAAGAGGGTATTCAGAAAGGTATTGAGCAAGGTATGCAGCAAGGTATTCGCCAAGGACTTTTGGAGGCCATTGAACTGGGGCTTAAATTAAAGTTTGGCCCAGAGGGCATAAAGCTTTATCCTGCTATCGTCAAGATTGAAAGCATAGACTCCCTTAGGGCTATCAAACAGGCTATAGAGGTTGCTGAAAATATTTACGAGATAGAGCGTTTGATAAAAGAGCTTTAA
- a CDS encoding metallophosphoesterase family protein, protein MPDIYAIGDIHGCLFALESLLEKLPISWGEDFLIFLGDYLDRGPDPRKVLETIMELKETYPEKVIPLVGNHEWMFLRYLEHPDMWRDVYLANGGDVTLAQFTNREGILDIPEFYVKFLESLPFYWETEKYIFVHAGLKPGVPLEKQNREDLLFIREEFIYSDYDWGKRVIFAHTPFRQPFLAPNKIGIDTGCVYGGELTALVLPEIDFYFEYCRR, encoded by the coding sequence ATGCCTGACATCTATGCTATTGGCGATATTCATGGTTGCCTTTTTGCCCTAGAATCCTTGCTTGAAAAGCTTCCCATTTCGTGGGGCGAAGACTTTCTGATTTTTCTTGGAGACTATCTCGACCGCGGACCAGACCCGCGCAAAGTGCTTGAGACTATCATGGAGTTAAAAGAAACCTATCCTGAAAAAGTCATTCCCCTTGTGGGAAACCACGAATGGATGTTTTTGCGTTATCTGGAACATCCAGACATGTGGCGTGATGTTTACCTGGCTAACGGCGGCGATGTGACCCTGGCACAATTTACTAATCGGGAAGGAATTTTGGATATTCCGGAATTTTATGTTAAGTTTTTAGAAAGTCTTCCTTTTTACTGGGAAACAGAAAAATATATTTTTGTCCACGCTGGTTTAAAACCAGGAGTCCCTCTTGAAAAACAAAATCGTGAAGACTTGTTATTTATTCGGGAAGAATTCATTTATAGCGATTATGATTGGGGCAAACGCGTGATCTTTGCCCATACCCCTTTTAGGCAACCTTTTCTTGCGCCGAACAAAATAGGAATAGACACAGGATGTGTCTATGGTGGCGAGTTGACCGCGCTTGTTTTGCCTGAAATAGACTTTTACTTCGAGTATTGCAGGAGGTGA
- the xerD gene encoding site-specific tyrosine recombinase XerD produces MDTQVIDLYLSVLAVEKGYSAKTIEAYAADLNDFIAFLEEQGLSRIEEAKAPHVLLYLAKLREKGLSAETVARRLSALRNFFRYLVLEHGLSESPFELIEGPKLSRKLPIVLSRQEVERLLNAPDLKTPIGLRDKAMLEVLYATGLRVSELIGLKMFDVNLEVGFVRVLGKGEKERLVPLGEVAKDALKTYLARGRPKLLAKRLDEAHIFLNRRGRPLTRQRFWQIIKAYAAKSGLNPKEISPHVLRHSFATHLLEGGADLRTVQMMLGHASLSTTQIYTHVQVETLRKVHEKYHPRG; encoded by the coding sequence ATGGACACCCAGGTTATCGATTTATATCTTTCTGTCCTGGCGGTTGAAAAGGGCTACTCAGCAAAAACCATCGAGGCCTATGCCGCAGACTTAAACGATTTTATCGCGTTTCTGGAAGAGCAGGGGCTTTCTCGTATCGAAGAGGCCAAGGCCCCTCACGTGCTTCTTTATCTTGCGAAACTTCGTGAAAAAGGCCTTTCTGCTGAGACGGTGGCACGCAGGCTCTCGGCACTCAGGAATTTCTTTAGATATTTGGTCCTTGAGCACGGGCTTTCGGAAAGTCCTTTTGAACTGATAGAAGGCCCCAAGCTTTCGCGCAAGCTTCCTATCGTGCTCTCGCGCCAGGAAGTAGAAAGGCTCCTTAATGCTCCTGACCTTAAAACTCCTATAGGACTCAGGGACAAAGCCATGCTTGAGGTGCTTTACGCCACTGGCTTAAGGGTATCTGAACTTATCGGGCTTAAGATGTTTGATGTGAATCTTGAGGTTGGTTTTGTGCGCGTGCTTGGCAAAGGAGAAAAAGAGCGCCTGGTGCCTTTGGGAGAAGTAGCTAAGGATGCCCTTAAAACTTACCTTGCCAGGGGGCGACCTAAGCTTCTTGCCAAGCGCCTTGACGAGGCCCACATCTTTTTGAACCGTCGGGGGCGTCCCCTCACTCGGCAGCGTTTCTGGCAGATTATCAAGGCCTATGCCGCCAAATCCGGCCTAAACCCTAAAGAAATAAGCCCCCACGTGCTCAGGCATTCTTTTGCCACCCATTTGCTTGAGGGAGGCGCAGACCTTCGCACCGTGCAAATGATGCTTGGCCATGCTAGTCTTTCTACCACCCAAATTTACACTCACGTGCAGGTGGAAACCCTGAGAAAGGTCCATGAAAAATACCACCCACGCGGCTGA
- a CDS encoding CCA tRNA nucleotidyltransferase, which produces MKNTTHAAENFLTGTPLTIDIKSSFEQAQELFSLAGEELLVLTDGAAFKGVLRRRVLEEAMRFGLKLDLADLLEKIPAGEDFSQEALKNPFSAYVLLKKDSAKSLITLKDAFAFAWEDLSENFSLEFPEELSEICTKASEAAKALGLRVFLVGGIVRDLILKRPSFDIDLVVTEKARYFAENLAQKLGARLVKTSLFGTFKLAWRDYDIDIAQARWEYYEAPARLPKTFPGPLRQDAFRRDFTINSLFLCLKTRRLIDYYGGLKDLCAKKLRVLHILSFVEDPTRIFRAARYATRFNFAFSSDTFRALSLALKLKVLSLLSSARLRNEFLRIMEEENPSLAIIFLAENRVLNELFEKVPDKFEIKRFFALATKMRLSPAEKIEAFALFLALREKDLERLDISGHKKKALWQAKLSLKEKAAFLKDPKIPLSEKVFFLEKMPREALLAASFLDEAFILKCLKCFEIKPGLSGEDLQKLGVKQGPEIGKMLKALRAAKIDGTIKPGEEEAFLRKEFADVFSS; this is translated from the coding sequence ATGAAAAATACCACCCACGCGGCTGAAAATTTTTTAACAGGGACTCCGCTAACCATCGACATAAAAAGCTCTTTTGAGCAGGCACAGGAGCTTTTTTCCCTCGCTGGCGAAGAACTTTTGGTGCTAACAGATGGCGCGGCCTTTAAAGGGGTGCTTAGAAGAAGGGTCCTTGAGGAGGCAATGCGCTTTGGCCTTAAGCTCGACCTTGCTGACCTCTTAGAGAAAATTCCCGCAGGTGAAGATTTTTCCCAGGAAGCTCTGAAAAACCCCTTTTCAGCTTATGTTTTGCTTAAGAAAGATTCTGCCAAAAGTCTTATCACTTTAAAAGACGCTTTCGCCTTTGCCTGGGAAGATCTTTCGGAGAATTTTTCTCTTGAGTTCCCTGAAGAGCTTAGCGAAATTTGCACAAAGGCAAGTGAAGCGGCCAAAGCCCTTGGGCTACGCGTTTTTTTGGTAGGCGGAATCGTAAGGGACCTTATTCTTAAAAGGCCTTCTTTTGATATTGACCTTGTGGTCACGGAAAAGGCCAGATACTTTGCCGAAAATTTAGCCCAAAAGCTTGGGGCGAGACTGGTAAAAACTTCTCTTTTTGGGACTTTTAAACTTGCCTGGCGGGATTACGACATAGATATTGCCCAGGCCCGCTGGGAATACTACGAAGCCCCGGCTAGGCTTCCCAAGACGTTTCCTGGGCCTTTACGCCAGGACGCCTTTCGCCGTGATTTCACCATAAATAGCCTTTTCCTTTGCCTGAAAACCCGAAGGCTCATTGACTATTACGGTGGCTTAAAAGACCTATGTGCTAAAAAGCTCAGGGTTTTGCATATCTTGAGCTTTGTGGAAGATCCCACACGTATTTTCAGGGCGGCAAGATATGCCACGCGTTTTAATTTCGCCTTTTCAAGCGATACTTTCCGGGCGCTTAGTCTTGCCTTGAAACTAAAAGTCCTTTCGTTGCTATCTTCTGCCCGGCTAAGAAACGAATTCCTGCGCATCATGGAAGAAGAAAACCCATCTTTGGCGATTATTTTTCTTGCTGAAAACAGGGTTTTAAATGAACTTTTTGAAAAAGTGCCGGATAAATTTGAAATTAAACGTTTTTTTGCCCTTGCCACGAAGATGCGTCTTTCTCCAGCTGAAAAAATAGAAGCCTTTGCGCTTTTTTTGGCCTTGCGCGAAAAAGACTTGGAAAGATTAGACATTTCCGGACACAAGAAAAAGGCCCTCTGGCAAGCCAAATTATCCCTGAAAGAGAAGGCTGCTTTTCTTAAAGACCCAAAAATCCCTCTTAGCGAAAAGGTGTTTTTCCTGGAAAAGATGCCGCGCGAGGCCCTTCTTGCCGCCTCTTTTCTTGATGAGGCTTTTATTCTAAAGTGTCTAAAGTGTTTTGAGATAAAGCCCGGGCTTTCAGGCGAAGACCTCCAAAAATTAGGTGTAAAGCAAGGACCCGAAATCGGAAAGATGCTCAAAGCATTAAGGGCTGCTAAAATAGACGGCACGATAAAACCCGGCGAAGAGGAAGCCTTTTTGCGAAAGGAGTTTGCGGATGTCTTTTCTTCCTGA
- a CDS encoding site-2 protease family protein has product MSFLPDLHVLIVMAVPLLAAVTVHELAHGWVAYKLGDPTAKMAGRLTLNPIKHLDLFGTLAFIITQAIGWAKPVPVDPRNFRDPRKDMMLVALAGPLANFCLAVIFAILLRNFNFIIWPLALLGKDIAIFFGKPLFLMLALGVQLNIGLGVFNLLPIPPLDGSKILAGILPRELAYRYYRLEPYGFIILLVLIFTGVIGKIILPAVLFLSDFLKGGVL; this is encoded by the coding sequence ATGTCTTTTCTTCCTGATTTGCACGTGTTGATAGTAATGGCGGTGCCGCTTTTAGCTGCGGTTACAGTCCACGAATTGGCCCATGGTTGGGTGGCCTATAAACTCGGCGATCCCACCGCCAAGATGGCAGGAAGGCTAACCTTAAACCCCATAAAACACCTTGATCTTTTCGGGACCCTTGCTTTTATCATCACCCAAGCCATTGGTTGGGCTAAGCCTGTGCCAGTTGATCCACGAAACTTCCGCGACCCGCGCAAAGATATGATGCTGGTAGCCTTAGCAGGGCCTCTGGCCAATTTCTGTCTGGCGGTTATTTTTGCAATTCTTCTGCGTAATTTTAACTTCATTATCTGGCCCCTTGCCCTTTTAGGAAAAGATATAGCGATTTTCTTCGGAAAGCCGCTTTTTCTGATGTTGGCTCTGGGAGTGCAGTTAAACATTGGCCTTGGAGTCTTTAATCTTTTGCCCATCCCACCCCTTGATGGGAGTAAGATCCTGGCAGGAATTTTGCCAAGGGAGCTTGCTTATCGTTACTACCGCCTTGAGCCTTACGGCTTTATCATTTTGCTAGTGCTTATCTTTACAGGGGTTATCGGCAAAATTATACTCCCAGCGGTCTTATTCTTAAGTGATTTCCTTAAGGGAGGCGTTCTGTGA